The Halarchaeum grantii genome includes a window with the following:
- a CDS encoding PKD domain-containing protein yields the protein MRVALLCLLVLLAAPTGVLATDGPPLADAGLDQRGTLDRPVYLDGTGTTDPDGTLDDYRWRVEGPSGTAVPLDCETCVRTRFVPRTLGRYTVALTVTDDAGHTATDRLYVRVGTSGAVGSVGDVAVALDGPRTATVGDTVRYRARVNVTERPAALEWRIDGRVVRTRAAAAADAAVLEYTVRERGRYRVNVTATDAAGDRATASLNTTATGTASDGVPQGPQPTVTGPRLLTGGVDSATYRLDSTDGSYVDWFLDDRRVGEGRAVAVSLTPGTHALHAVRQTSQGPVRLTFAGNETGVVVDPGPTLDVAVLHGGDALSVDARAVDPVGDLDVLALSVDGERVDTASARDDGAVRLNGTYAFAAGTHEVVVSASDARGQSARVARNVTIGDGAPTVECTETTPITWLPPVLVCEVV from the coding sequence ATGCGCGTCGCCCTCCTCTGCCTCCTCGTCCTCCTCGCCGCACCCACCGGTGTGCTCGCCACCGACGGCCCCCCGCTCGCCGACGCCGGCCTCGACCAGCGCGGCACCCTCGACCGACCGGTCTACCTCGACGGGACGGGCACCACCGACCCCGACGGGACGCTCGACGACTATCGCTGGCGCGTCGAAGGCCCGAGCGGAACCGCCGTTCCCCTCGACTGTGAGACGTGCGTCCGTACGCGCTTCGTGCCGCGAACGCTCGGCCGCTACACCGTGGCGCTCACCGTCACCGACGACGCCGGCCACACCGCCACCGACCGCCTCTACGTCCGCGTCGGCACGTCGGGGGCGGTCGGATCGGTCGGCGACGTCGCGGTCGCGCTCGACGGCCCACGGACCGCGACCGTCGGCGACACCGTCCGCTACCGTGCGCGCGTCAACGTGACCGAGCGGCCGGCGGCCCTCGAGTGGCGCATCGACGGCCGGGTCGTCCGCACGCGCGCGGCCGCCGCCGCCGACGCGGCCGTCCTCGAGTACACCGTCCGGGAGCGGGGCCGCTATCGCGTGAACGTCACCGCCACCGACGCGGCCGGCGACCGCGCGACCGCCTCGCTGAACACGACCGCGACGGGTACCGCCTCCGACGGGGTGCCACAGGGGCCACAGCCGACCGTCACCGGCCCACGGCTCCTCACGGGCGGCGTCGATAGCGCCACCTATCGGCTCGACTCGACGGACGGCTCGTACGTCGACTGGTTCCTCGACGACCGGCGCGTCGGGGAGGGACGGGCCGTCGCCGTCTCGCTGACGCCGGGCACCCACGCTCTCCACGCCGTCCGACAGACCTCGCAGGGCCCCGTGAGGCTCACCTTCGCCGGGAACGAGACGGGGGTCGTCGTCGACCCGGGGCCGACGCTCGACGTGGCCGTCCTCCACGGCGGTGACGCCCTCAGCGTGGACGCGCGAGCGGTCGACCCCGTCGGCGACCTCGACGTGCTCGCGCTCAGCGTCGACGGCGAGCGCGTCGACACCGCGTCCGCGCGCGACGACGGCGCGGTTCGACTGAACGGAACGTACGCCTTCGCCGCCGGCACCCACGAGGTCGTCGTGAGCGCGAGCGACGCGCGCGGGCAGAGCGCACGCGTCGCTCGAAACGTGACTATCGGGGACGGCGCACCGACCGTCGAATGTACGGAGACGACGCCGATCACGTGGCTCCCGCCGGTCCTCGTCTGCGAGGTCGTCTAA
- a CDS encoding 2-oxoacid:acceptor oxidoreductase subunit alpha, translating to MTDDELIWRIAGGSGDGIDSTSQNFAKALMRSGLNVFTHRHYPSRIRGGHTYVEIRASSEEVKSRGDGYNFLVALGDSFARNPKENAYYGEEEVKPLAENLDDLREGGVIVYDSGLLDTAEIENFDERVEENDWHVYDVDLRGIAKEHGREIMRNTAGVGVTAALTGIDTTYVEDLMAEAMGGDILEANLNVLEDAYEHVQEEYDPDAHDVTVPEGEHDEEQVLVSGSHGIAYGALDEGCRFIAGYPMTPWTDVFTILTNLMPDVGGISEQVEDEIAAAALAVGASHAGAKAMSGSSGGGFSLMSEPLGLAEMTETPLVLVESMRAGPSTGMPTKPEQADLEHVLYTSQGDSHRVVFAPSNQVECYEQTRKAFQIAYDYQIPVMVIYDQKLSGEHRNVPKSTFDQAPNPDLGSVLTEEELKDQPHGETGIYHRFQHEGEDGVSPRSIPGQKGGRYLATGNEHTPEGHISESPSNRKAQVDRRNEKLASIRENLDADERQQVYGDESADYGVISWGSQSGTVEEAVERLNENGHSVKGLSVSEMAPFPKEFLSEFIESVDDVLVVEMSSTAQFRGVIQKNLGQYGEKISSLLKYDGNPFEPAEIVEAVEEHGSGEELSSNTRFEAAAGGD from the coding sequence ATGACTGACGACGAACTCATCTGGCGAATCGCGGGCGGTTCCGGCGACGGAATCGACTCGACGAGCCAGAATTTCGCGAAGGCTCTGATGCGCTCGGGGCTCAACGTTTTCACGCACCGACACTACCCCTCGCGCATCCGTGGCGGCCACACGTACGTGGAGATCCGTGCATCGTCGGAGGAGGTCAAATCCCGGGGCGACGGATACAACTTCCTCGTCGCGCTCGGTGACTCGTTCGCCCGGAACCCCAAGGAGAACGCCTACTACGGCGAGGAGGAGGTCAAGCCCCTCGCCGAGAACCTCGACGATCTCCGCGAGGGCGGCGTCATCGTCTACGACTCCGGGCTCCTCGACACCGCCGAGATCGAGAACTTCGACGAGCGCGTCGAGGAGAACGACTGGCACGTCTACGACGTCGACCTCCGCGGCATCGCCAAGGAACACGGCCGCGAGATCATGCGCAACACGGCCGGCGTCGGCGTCACCGCCGCGCTCACGGGCATCGACACCACCTACGTCGAGGACCTGATGGCCGAGGCGATGGGCGGCGACATCCTCGAGGCCAACCTGAACGTCCTCGAGGACGCCTACGAACACGTCCAGGAGGAGTACGACCCCGACGCCCACGACGTCACGGTCCCCGAGGGCGAGCACGACGAGGAGCAGGTGCTCGTCTCCGGGAGTCACGGCATCGCGTACGGCGCCCTCGACGAGGGGTGTCGCTTCATCGCGGGCTACCCGATGACGCCGTGGACGGACGTCTTCACCATCCTGACGAACCTGATGCCGGACGTCGGCGGCATCAGCGAGCAGGTCGAGGACGAGATCGCGGCGGCCGCGCTCGCGGTCGGCGCCTCGCACGCCGGCGCGAAGGCCATGTCCGGCTCCTCGGGTGGCGGGTTCTCGCTGATGAGCGAGCCGCTCGGCCTCGCGGAGATGACCGAGACGCCGCTCGTGCTCGTCGAGTCGATGCGGGCCGGTCCCTCCACGGGGATGCCGACGAAGCCCGAGCAGGCCGACCTCGAGCACGTCCTCTACACGAGTCAGGGCGACAGCCACCGCGTCGTCTTCGCGCCCTCGAACCAGGTCGAGTGCTACGAGCAGACGCGCAAGGCGTTCCAGATCGCCTACGACTACCAGATCCCGGTCATGGTCATCTACGACCAGAAGCTCTCCGGGGAGCACCGGAACGTCCCCAAGAGCACCTTCGATCAGGCGCCGAACCCGGACCTCGGGAGCGTCCTGACCGAGGAGGAGCTGAAGGACCAGCCCCACGGCGAGACCGGCATCTATCACCGGTTCCAGCACGAGGGCGAGGACGGCGTCAGCCCGCGCTCCATTCCCGGGCAGAAGGGCGGTCGCTATCTCGCGACCGGCAACGAGCACACCCCCGAGGGCCACATCAGCGAGAGCCCCTCGAACCGGAAGGCGCAGGTCGACCGGCGCAACGAGAAGCTCGCGTCGATCCGCGAGAACCTCGACGCCGACGAGCGCCAGCAGGTCTACGGCGACGAGTCCGCTGACTACGGCGTCATCTCGTGGGGCAGCCAGTCCGGCACCGTCGAGGAGGCCGTCGAGCGCCTGAACGAGAACGGCCACAGCGTGAAGGGGCTCAGCGTCTCCGAGATGGCGCCGTTCCCCAAGGAGTTCCTCTCCGAGTTCATCGAGAGCGTCGACGACGTGCTCGTCGTCGAGATGTCGTCGACGGCGCAGTTCCGTGGCGTCATCCAGAAGAACCTCGGGCAGTACGGGGAGAAGATCTCCTCGCTCCTGAAGTACGACGGCAACCCGTTCGAGCCCGCCGAGATCGTCGAGGCGGTCGAGGAGCACGGGAGCGGCGAAGAGCTCTCCTCGAACACGCGGTTCGAAGCCGCGGCAGGTGGTGACTAA
- a CDS encoding thiamine pyrophosphate-dependent enzyme produces MSAFSAIGDEREVAQDEFTPSIEPQPTWCPGCGDYGVLKALKGAMAELGKNPEEILLATGIGCSGKLNSYFDSYGFHTIHGRSLPVARAAKLANDGLEVIAAGGDGDGYGIGGNHFIHTARENHDMTYIVFNNEVFGLTKGQTSPTSPKGHKSKTQPNGNAKTPIRPLSMSLTAGASYVARTAAVNPNQAKEIIKEAIQHDGFSHVDFLTQCPTWNKDAKQYVPYIDIQDSEEYDFDVHDRRAAQDAMHETEDALYEGKVLTGRYFVDDERPSYQQEKRQRGELPEQPLAERYFEDGEWERSYDFIDRHA; encoded by the coding sequence ATGAGTGCGTTTAGCGCAATCGGCGACGAACGAGAGGTAGCGCAGGACGAGTTCACGCCCAGTATCGAGCCCCAGCCGACGTGGTGTCCGGGCTGTGGTGACTACGGTGTGCTGAAGGCCCTGAAGGGCGCGATGGCGGAGCTCGGCAAGAACCCGGAGGAGATCCTCCTCGCGACGGGTATCGGCTGCTCGGGGAAGCTCAACAGCTACTTCGACAGCTACGGGTTCCACACGATCCACGGCCGCTCGCTGCCGGTCGCCCGCGCGGCGAAGCTCGCGAACGACGGCCTCGAGGTCATCGCGGCGGGCGGTGACGGCGACGGCTACGGCATCGGTGGGAACCACTTCATCCACACGGCCCGCGAGAACCACGACATGACGTACATCGTGTTCAACAACGAGGTCTTCGGGCTGACGAAGGGGCAGACCTCCCCGACCTCGCCGAAGGGCCACAAGTCGAAGACGCAGCCGAACGGCAACGCGAAGACGCCGATTCGCCCGCTCTCGATGAGCCTGACGGCGGGCGCGTCCTACGTCGCGCGGACGGCCGCCGTCAACCCGAACCAGGCGAAGGAGATCATCAAGGAGGCCATCCAGCACGACGGCTTCAGCCACGTCGACTTCCTGACGCAGTGTCCGACGTGGAACAAGGACGCGAAGCAGTACGTCCCCTACATCGACATTCAGGACTCCGAGGAGTACGACTTCGACGTCCACGACCGTCGCGCCGCGCAGGACGCGATGCACGAGACGGAGGACGCCCTCTACGAGGGGAAGGTCCTCACCGGTCGCTACTTCGTCGACGACGAGCGCCCGTCCTACCAGCAGGAGAAGCGCCAGCGCGGCGAGCTCCCGGAGCAGCCGCTCGCGGAGCGGTACTTCGAGGACGGCGAGTGGGAGCGCTCCTACGACTTCATCGACCGGCACGCCTAA